The genomic segment AATTATATTGATGAGAATTTGTTCGATTTGATTTTTATCGGCATTTATTAAAAAATTATCTTTTGTATTAAAAATTAAGTTAATTTTTTTAGCCAAAAAGTCTTGTTTGTATAGTTCTAAAGTGTTGCTAATAGTTTCCGTTAAACTAATTTCTTGCTTATTTGGCAAAGGTAATTCAGTCAATTTTCTGTACGTATCTACAAAAGAAGTTAAATGTAACGAACGTCTTTTAATAATACTTAAACCTTGTAAAAGTTCGTCAATAGTATCTTCGTCTGTATTTTCTTCTTGTAATAAAGAATGTAAGTTTTCCGCCAAACTACGAATAGGAGTAATGGTGTTTATAATTTCGTGCGACATTACATTCATTAATTTATACCAAGCTTCTTTCTCTTTTTTGTCAATTAATTGTTGAATAGTTTCTAACGAAACCACCAAATATTCGAATTCATTGGTTTGAGTTACAGCAGTTTTTAAGAAGAAATTTTCTGTATCATCATTTATTTTTAAGGAAATAGTGTTTTTAATTGCTGCCCAATTTTTAATAAAATCGGCTAATTCTCCGATTTTGGTTTGTAGTAAATTCCAATTGTAAAATTTGGGTATTTTTAAAAAGTTAGCAAATGCTTTGTTAATTTGAAAAACGGATATTTCTCCATTTTTATCTTTCTTAAGAATTAAAATTCCAATTCCTAAACTTTCTATAATATTTGTAAAAATAAGTTGTTCGGATGTTTTAGTTAAACTTTGTTTTCTGTGTTTTTCTAATAATAAAGCTGTTTTGTTATGCAATGGATTTTTTCTTTTTTCAGCAGAAATGGTATTGGAATAATCATTAAAAAGTAAACAATCTATCGATTTTTCGATATCTGTAAATAGTTTTTTAAGATATTCTGTAAACAAAAAAAACTGAAATAAAAGGAACAAAGAAAACCCAATAGTGTTTACTAAAAAGCCTTTTTTAAAGCTAAAAACGATAATTACGCCATTAACAATCAATAAAATTAATCGAATTACAATTTGAATATATTGTGGTTTTCCCATTTATAATTGATGTTTCTCTAATCTTCTGTACAAAGCAGCTCTTGTTAAGCCCAAATCTTTTGCGGCTTTCGAAATATTGCCTTGGTGTTTTGTAATTGCTTGCTTAATTAATATTTTTTCAGTTTCTTCTAAATTTAAATTTTCGCCTAAATTTACATCAATTTTCTTTGTGGAAAAATGCAAATCAGAAACTTCTATTTCATTATTATCTGTAATAATTACGGCTCTTTCTACAATATGTTCTATTTCTCTAATATTTCCTGGCCAATGGTATTTTTCCATTGCTTTTAAAGCTTCCGAAGTAAAATGGGTTATTTTTTTTCGATATTTCTGTGTAAGTTTTTCGAGGAAATGAGTCGCTAATAATTTAATATCGTTTGTTCTTTCACGAAGTGGAGGCAAATTCAATTCAATGGTATTTATTCGGAATAACAAATCTTGACGAAATGTTTCTTTTTCTACCATTTTATGGATTGGGGCATTTGTAGCACAAATAATTCTGGCATCAATTTCTGTTTCTTTTCCTTCTCCTAACCGTGTTATTTTTTTATTCTGAATTACGGTTAACAATTTAGATTGTAAATGCAGTGGTAAATTGCCAATTTCATCTAAAAAAATAGTGCCTCCTTTTGCCAATTCAAATCTTCCTAAAGTGTCTTTATATGCATCTGTAAAGGCTCCTTTTACATAACCAAACAATTCACTTTCGAATAAATTTTCGTTTAAAGAGCCTAAATCTACATGTATAAAAGGATAATTTTTTCTGTTCGATTGTAAATGAATTTCTTTGGCAAACACAAATTTTCCTGTTCCATTTTCACCCAAAATTAAAACGTTGGCATCTGTTGGTGCTACTTTTTTAACCAAATTTATGGCAGATTGCATGGCTGTAGAATTCCCAATAATGTGTTCTGTTTTCTGATGAAACTCTTTGTCTTGATGTTCTTGAATGGTTTCTAATTGAGTGTTTTTTCTTTTAGAACGAGACAATTCTACACCTGCATTTACAGAAGTGTAGAGTTTTTCTGTTGTCCAAGGTTTTAAGATAAAATCGGTTGCGCCTTTTTTTATGGTATCTACTGCTAAATTTACGCTTCCAAAAGCAGTCATTAAAAGAATGGTAGTTTCTGAGCTAATTTCTTTTATGTTTTTTAGCCAATACAAACCTTCTTTTCCATCTTCAAAACCAATTCTATAATTCATATCTAACAACACAACATCAATGGTGTTTTTGGTTAAATGCGAATTTATATGCTGTGGATTGTTTTCAGTAATTATTTTTGAAAAGTATTTTTTTAAGCTAATTCTGGCTGAAAACAGAATATCATCATCATCGTCTACAATTAAAATGGTGGCTTCTTTTTTTCTCATACTACATAATTAGTGTTTTGTTTGAATATGAACAAAAATATGTCCGTTTTTGAACACTTTTAATTTTTAACGTATTTTTAAATAAATGATAATCAATATTTTAGTGTTTATTTTTCATTGGCATATTTGTGGCATATCTATTACCAAACGAAACAGAAATTATGGATACTCAAATAAAACCTAAAAATAAAAAAATTAAAAAAATGCTTTTATGGGGAATTCCTACTGTAATTTTATTGGCAGTAATTTTAATGAATGCCACCAGAAAAAGGCAAGTCAATCTTAAAAAAGATAACATTAGTATTCATGAAGTTATCAAAGGAGATTTCGAAGATGTAATTTTATTCAATAGTACAGTTGAGCCTAAAACATCTGTTTTGGTGAATGTAATTCAAGGTGGTTCTGTTTCAGAAATTTTTGTAGAAAGTGGACAAATACTCAAAAAAGGAACGCCACTTTTAAAGGTGTACAATCCGAATGCAGAATTGAATTACCTAACCCAAGAAACTGCAATGGTCGAGCAAATTAATAATTTAAGAAATTTGCGTGTAAATATTAAAAACCAGCAATTAAGTTTAGACCAACAACTATTAAGCATTAATAATGATTTTAGAAATGCAGAGAGACAATATAAATTAGATTCAATTTTATATAAAAAAGAAGTG from the Polaribacter cellanae genome contains:
- a CDS encoding sensor histidine kinase gives rise to the protein MGKPQYIQIVIRLILLIVNGVIIVFSFKKGFLVNTIGFSLFLLFQFFLFTEYLKKLFTDIEKSIDCLLFNDYSNTISAEKRKNPLHNKTALLLEKHRKQSLTKTSEQLIFTNIIESLGIGILILKKDKNGEISVFQINKAFANFLKIPKFYNWNLLQTKIGELADFIKNWAAIKNTISLKINDDTENFFLKTAVTQTNEFEYLVVSLETIQQLIDKKEKEAWYKLMNVMSHEIINTITPIRSLAENLHSLLQEENTDEDTIDELLQGLSIIKRRSLHLTSFVDTYRKLTELPLPNKQEISLTETISNTLELYKQDFLAKKINLIFNTKDNFLINADKNQIEQILINIISNCLYALAETKHPEIEIQLSEENNRLHLAISDNGIGISNEIKENIFVPYFTTRKNGSGIGLTLTKSIVEAHKGSIHFNSKNGKTTFVITFVI
- a CDS encoding sigma-54-dependent transcriptional regulator codes for the protein MRKKEATILIVDDDDDILFSARISLKKYFSKIITENNPQHINSHLTKNTIDVVLLDMNYRIGFEDGKEGLYWLKNIKEISSETTILLMTAFGSVNLAVDTIKKGATDFILKPWTTEKLYTSVNAGVELSRSKRKNTQLETIQEHQDKEFHQKTEHIIGNSTAMQSAINLVKKVAPTDANVLILGENGTGKFVFAKEIHLQSNRKNYPFIHVDLGSLNENLFESELFGYVKGAFTDAYKDTLGRFELAKGGTIFLDEIGNLPLHLQSKLLTVIQNKKITRLGEGKETEIDARIICATNAPIHKMVEKETFRQDLLFRINTIELNLPPLRERTNDIKLLATHFLEKLTQKYRKKITHFTSEALKAMEKYHWPGNIREIEHIVERAVIITDNNEIEVSDLHFSTKKIDVNLGENLNLEETEKILIKQAITKHQGNISKAAKDLGLTRAALYRRLEKHQL